From the genome of Bacteroidia bacterium:
GAGCGTTACTAAAGACATCCTTTTACAAGCCTATCAACTGATGTGTCAGACGAGAGCAATGGCAAAGATTTATGAAGACAATAGGCAAATTACCACCTATGTTCATTCTACCTCAAAGGGGCACGAAGCAATACAATTAGCAGCAGGGTTTCTTTTGGAACATTATGATTATGTTGCTCCATACTATCGAGATGAGTCAATTCTTTTAGGCATAGGTATGCGACCTTATGAGTTGATGTTGCAACTCATTGCTAAAAAAGATGACCCATTTTCAGGTGGGAGAAGTTATTATTCACATCCCTCACTTAAAAGAGAAACAATGCCCAAAATTCCACATCAATCCAGTGCAACAGGAATGCAGGCTATCCCTGCAACAGGTATGGCGCATGGGTTGAAATACAAAGAACAAATGGGATTGCTTCCGACAGGAGAGTTACCTATTGTAATGTGTTCTATTGGAGATGGTTCAATGACAGAAGGTGAAGTGTCAGAAGCATTACAAATGGCTGTGCTCAAAGAATTACCCATTGTGTATTTAGTGCAAGATAATAACTGGGGAATTTCTGCAACCGGAAAAGAAATGAGAGCAATGGATGCGTATGAGTTTGCAGCAGGATTCAAAGGGTTGAAAAGGATGCGAACCAATGGCTCTGACTTTGTTCAATGTTATGAAGATTTGAAATCGGCAATTGATTGGGTGCGTAAAAATCGCAAACCATTATTAATTCATGCCAATGTTCCTTTATTAGGGCATCATACTTCAGGTGTAAGAAGCGAATGGTATAGAGATGATTTAGAGGAGCAAGCAAAGCACGATCCTTTCCCACTTTTATTGAATACCTTAATGGAATTGGGAGAAAACAAAGATACCTTAGATACAATCAGAAAGGAAGCAGATGAATATATAGCAGAAGAGTTTGCAAAGGCTGTTGCTGCACCTGATCCCGAGCCGGAATCAGTATATTTGCATGAATTTGCTCCTACTCCGGTTACAGAACAACAAGGAGTGCGGAAACCTGATGGCAAAGAACCCGTTGTGATGGTTGATGCTGCTTTGTTTGCATGCGATGAAATTTTAAAGAAACATCCTGAAGCATTGTTATATGGACAGGATGTTGGCAAAAGGTTAGGTGGGGTATTCAGAGAGGCTGCCACTTTGGGAAATAAACATGGAGAAGCTCGTGTGTTTAATACACCAATTCAAGAAGCGTATATTGTGGGTTCTACTGTTGGAATGAGCGCAGTAGGATTAAAGCCAATAGTTGAAATTCAGTTTGCAGATTATATATGGCCTGCAGTGAATCAGTTAGTGGAAGAATTGTCTAAATCATGTTATTTGTCTAATGGAAAATATCCGGTTGCAAGTGTGATTAGAATTCCTACAGGTGCTTATGGTGGAGGAGGTCCTTATCATTCGGGAACTGTTGAATCAAGCATACTGCCTATTAAAGGAATAAAGGTAGTGTATCCAAGTAATGCCGCAGATATGAAAGGATTATTAAAAGCTGCATTTTATGACCCAAATCCGGTTGTGATTTTTGAACATAAAGGGCTTTACTGGAGCAAAGTTCCCGGTACAGAATTAGCTAAAACCCCTGAGCCGGATGAGGATTATATTATTCCATTAGGGAAGGGTAGGGTTGTGCTTGCCGCAGCAGAAGAGTCTGTAAACAAAGGTGATTCTGTCTGTGTAATTACTTATGGTATGGGTGTTTATTGGGCACTCAATGCAGCCAAGAGATTACAAGGGAAAGTAGAAATAGTGGATTTGAGAACTCTGAACCCTATTGATGAAGAGTTAATGTTTGAAACAGCAAAAAAACATGGAAAAGTATTAATTCTCACCGAGGAAACTCAGCGTAATTCTTTTGCAGAAGCCTTAGCCGGAAGAATTTCCGAACATTGCTTCCAATTTTTAGATGCCCCAATCAAAGTGTTAGGTTCAGCAAATTTGCCTGCAGTCCCCATGAATAAGGGGTTGGAGGCAGAAATGCTTCCTAATGCAGACAAAGTATATGATGTGTTGAATGAGTTATTGAAGTTTTAAACTTCAAAATCTTCAAAAAAGTTTTTGGGAAATTCTTCGGTAACATTGCTTTTGAGCAGCCACAGACAATTCTGACAGAAAATCACTTGGCATAACTGTAACGCCAGAAATGGAAGTGTTGGTAAAAGCACCGACAGACACTACCATAGAAAAAGTGAAAGGGAAAATAAGGAAAAAAGCACTTTGGATAATTAAACAACAAAGCTTCTTTCTTTCCTTTCAACCATAGACACCACAACGGAAATACATAAGTGGAGAAACACATTTGTATCTGGGCAGCCAATACCGACTGAAAGTGATAAATGATAAGTTAAAAGTGAAGATGTTAAGCTTAAAGGACAGTTTTTGGAAGTACACACACTTGACAATTCAAAAGTCAAATCATTGGTAGCTGAATGGTATTTAAGAAAATCCTTTGAGAAAATTAAACCCCTTGCAGAAGATCTTTTCAATAATTTTATTAAAAGAAACAATTTATCATTTATCACTTTTAACTTTTCACTTAGAAATATGCCGATACGTTGGGGCAGTTGCACACCAAAAGGAAAAATCATTTTAAATCCTGAATTGATTAAAGCACCAAAAGGCTGTATTGAATATGTTATAATACACGAACTTTGTCATTTATTACATCACAACCACACACAGAAATTTTTAGTTTTACAAACCAAAGAAATGAAAGACTGGGTAAAGTGGAAAATGAAATTGGAGAAACTATTAGCATGAGAAGAATAGACAAATAATCACTCGGACAATGACAGCTATTACCCAATCATACAGCGACTTTCAGACACGGTCGACAAGAACGCCAATTACCAATAGTGGTAACCGTTGCACAACTCTTTAAATAAAATAAAATAACAGCACAAGCGGCTTCATTTGAAGCGTTTTAACCACACTTGTTTTTTGGGGGTTTGGGAGTTGTAGTTATTGTGATAGAGACAATAAAATAACGGAAGGTGTTTTGCAGCGTTATCTCTACTTTTTAAAAGTGCTTAACACTGAACTAAATGCTTAGTTTAGCAGTGGAAATTAAACACTAAGGACGTTATTAGACGGGCTGAAATGTTTTAGGGTTGGTATTGAAAGCCAAAGAAAATTTTATTTGAGTTCGACTAACGTACTGCCTTCGCCACCTCGATCTGCATGCTCAAATTGATAGGATTTGATGAATGGTTGTTCTTTTAAAAAATCCCAAATCAATTTTTTTAACACCCCTGTCCCTTTGCCATGAAGGATTTTGAGTTGTCCTGCACTAATCAAACGTGCATCATCAAGCCATTTTGAAACTTTTGCAATTGCGTCTTCACCTCTTTCACCTCTTAAATCTAAAGTATGGCTGAATCCTGTCTGTTTTACCATAATCTCATCAGAATAATGAGGTACGGAATTTTTATTTGATTTCTTTACCTTATTTTGATTCTTCAATTTTTCAAGCCTTTTTAAATCGACCCAAGCGTGTAAATCACCCAGTAAGACTAAGGCTTTGTTCT
Proteins encoded in this window:
- a CDS encoding thiamine pyrophosphate-dependent enzyme; its protein translation is MCQTRAMAKIYEDNRQITTYVHSTSKGHEAIQLAAGFLLEHYDYVAPYYRDESILLGIGMRPYELMLQLIAKKDDPFSGGRSYYSHPSLKRETMPKIPHQSSATGMQAIPATGMAHGLKYKEQMGLLPTGELPIVMCSIGDGSMTEGEVSEALQMAVLKELPIVYLVQDNNWGISATGKEMRAMDAYEFAAGFKGLKRMRTNGSDFVQCYEDLKSAIDWVRKNRKPLLIHANVPLLGHHTSGVRSEWYRDDLEEQAKHDPFPLLLNTLMELGENKDTLDTIRKEADEYIAEEFAKAVAAPDPEPESVYLHEFAPTPVTEQQGVRKPDGKEPVVMVDAALFACDEILKKHPEALLYGQDVGKRLGGVFREAATLGNKHGEARVFNTPIQEAYIVGSTVGMSAVGLKPIVEIQFADYIWPAVNQLVEELSKSCYLSNGKYPVASVIRIPTGAYGGGGPYHSGTVESSILPIKGIKVVYPSNAADMKGLLKAAFYDPNPVVIFEHKGLYWSKVPGTELAKTPEPDEDYIIPLGKGRVVLAAAEESVNKGDSVCVITYGMGVYWALNAAKRLQGKVEIVDLRTLNPIDEELMFETAKKHGKVLILTEETQRNSFAEALAGRISEHCFQFLDAPIKVLGSANLPAVPMNKGLEAEMLPNADKVYDVLNELLKF